The following coding sequences are from one uncultured Desulfobacter sp. window:
- a CDS encoding DUF4338 domain-containing protein: MQIKQQTFCGRKFTGKEIALIQEVVATCGGLSRRELAHTVCELLEWKRPNDRLKVRECSDFLELLEAKGALTLPEKKQQTKIVFHKSIPQTPCKQPHSTLRGSVEEFTPLEIQRVQNREQRDLFKELIGRHHYLGYAMPFGARLQYLIYVNRPHREIVGCIQFSSPAWRMRARDEWIGWTDERRKVALQKVVNNSRFLILAPIQNLASMILSCSLRELRDDWEQQYGLKPMLVETLVDRQQFHGGCYRASTWIELGKTTGRGRMDRFGKRHGADVKTILVYPLEKDAVHQLREGI, encoded by the coding sequence ATGCAAATCAAGCAACAAACCTTTTGTGGTCGAAAGTTTACCGGTAAAGAAATCGCATTAATCCAGGAAGTCGTTGCTACCTGTGGAGGCCTTAGCCGACGAGAACTGGCACATACCGTATGCGAACTTCTGGAATGGAAACGCCCTAATGATCGGCTAAAAGTCCGGGAATGTAGTGATTTTTTGGAGCTTTTAGAGGCCAAGGGAGCTCTAACCCTTCCTGAAAAGAAACAACAAACAAAGATCGTTTTTCACAAGAGTATTCCCCAAACACCCTGTAAGCAACCCCACAGCACTTTGCGTGGCAGCGTAGAAGAATTTACACCTCTTGAGATACAGCGGGTTCAGAATCGAGAGCAGAGGGATCTGTTTAAGGAACTCATCGGTCGCCATCATTACCTGGGATATGCAATGCCTTTTGGCGCCAGATTGCAGTATCTGATTTATGTAAACCGTCCCCATCGAGAAATTGTGGGGTGCATCCAGTTCTCAAGCCCTGCCTGGCGGATGCGTGCTCGCGATGAATGGATCGGTTGGACAGATGAAAGGCGTAAGGTCGCTCTACAAAAGGTGGTGAACAACAGCCGTTTTCTGATCCTTGCTCCCATCCAAAATTTAGCGAGCATGATACTGTCATGTAGTCTCCGGGAACTCAGAGATGATTGGGAACAGCAGTATGGTCTTAAACCCATGCTGGTAGAGACATTGGTGGATCGACAACAATTCCACGGTGGCTGTTATCGGGCATCGACCTGGATTGAGTTGGGGAAAACCACTGGTCGTGGGCGCATGGACCGATTCGGCAAACGTCATGGCGCTGATGTAAAAACCATATTAGTATATCCACTGGAAAAAGATGCTGTTCACCAACTCAGGGAGGGGATATGA
- a CDS encoding response regulator, giving the protein MLESSIKIRLTTLNTFNDHGFHMFQKSRTHLILMDIQMPEMDGYQATDAIRNYEAEHKTQNPTPIIAMTAHVLEGYKEKCLAAGMDDFITKPLKQKDFLAKVRSWITPEAKQPILLPYSEFKAKRNAEKKETDQEEEARPLDYEKALEEFGGDEDFLLGVIGEFLKKAVAQIEIMRKALKDNDTETIMREAHSIKGAAGNLLAEDLLSVASQLEQAAIAGTLQAGPVMVERLNTEIARISDFVEFISSADP; this is encoded by the coding sequence TTGCTGGAAAGCAGCATAAAAATAAGACTAACAACCCTGAACACCTTTAATGACCATGGCTTTCATATGTTTCAAAAGAGCCGCACCCATTTGATTTTAATGGATATCCAAATGCCTGAGATGGATGGATACCAGGCCACGGATGCCATCCGGAATTATGAAGCGGAACACAAGACTCAAAATCCGACTCCCATCATCGCAATGACGGCCCATGTCCTGGAGGGATACAAAGAAAAATGTTTGGCAGCTGGCATGGATGACTTTATCACCAAGCCGTTAAAGCAAAAGGATTTTCTGGCCAAGGTGCGCAGTTGGATCACGCCGGAGGCTAAACAACCGATCCTTTTGCCTTATTCTGAATTTAAGGCCAAGAGGAATGCCGAAAAAAAAGAAACCGACCAAGAAGAAGAGGCGCGTCCCTTGGATTATGAAAAGGCCCTTGAAGAATTTGGTGGCGACGAGGATTTTCTGCTTGGGGTCATCGGCGAGTTTTTAAAAAAGGCTGTGGCACAGATAGAAATCATGCGAAAAGCGTTGAAAGACAATGACACCGAAACCATTATGAGAGAGGCGCATTCCATCAAAGGCGCGGCAGGCAATCTTCTGGCAGAAGATTTGTTGTCCGTTGCCTCTCAGTTGGAACAAGCCGCCATCGCCGGTACTTTACAGGCCGGGCCCGTAATGGTTGAACGGCTGAACACCGAGATTGCCCGTATTTCCGATTTTGTCGAATTTATCTCTTCGGCAGATCCATAA
- a CDS encoding response regulator, whose amino-acid sequence MKILIVDDEITSRLKADKLVSSLGHKTLVSENGETAWEIWQHERPRVIITDWMMPEMTGVELCSRIRNAEGDQYTYIIMITSKDSPDDLETAMQYGVDDFIAKPFRKQELAARLRPAQRTIQLQTRDIVIFSMAKLAESRDSETGNHLERIRHYSRTLATTLKMNQVFSDELDERFIENIFQTSPLHDIGKVGIPDHVLLKPDRLDDSEFETMKTHTIIGHNTLKDAFSRYPEAEYLQMSADIALSHHEKYNGSGYPNGISGNAIPLSARIVAVADVYDAPCQQAGLQAGAFHGYCKKYHCEGKRGAF is encoded by the coding sequence ATGAAAATTTTAATTGTGGACGATGAAATCACCAGCAGGCTCAAAGCCGATAAACTGGTCAGCAGTCTTGGCCACAAAACCCTTGTCTCCGAAAACGGTGAAACGGCCTGGGAAATTTGGCAGCATGAAAGGCCCCGGGTGATTATTACAGACTGGATGATGCCTGAAATGACCGGGGTTGAATTGTGTTCGCGAATCCGCAACGCCGAAGGGGATCAATATACCTATATTATCATGATTACCTCCAAGGACAGCCCGGATGACCTTGAAACAGCCATGCAATACGGTGTTGATGATTTCATTGCCAAGCCTTTTCGTAAACAGGAACTGGCCGCAAGGCTCAGGCCGGCCCAGCGGACCATTCAGCTTCAAACCAGAGACATTGTTATTTTTTCCATGGCCAAACTGGCCGAGTCCCGGGATTCTGAAACCGGAAATCATCTGGAACGTATCAGGCACTACTCCAGAACACTGGCCACAACACTAAAAATGAACCAGGTATTTTCTGACGAACTTGATGAAAGGTTTATCGAAAATATATTTCAAACCAGCCCCCTGCACGATATCGGCAAGGTGGGCATTCCGGATCATGTTCTGCTGAAGCCGGACCGGCTGGACGATTCGGAATTTGAAACCATGAAAACGCACACGATAATCGGGCATAACACCCTCAAAGATGCATTCAGCCGCTACCCGGAAGCTGAATACCTTCAGATGAGTGCCGATATTGCCTTGTCACACCATGAAAAGTACAATGGCTCGGGTTACCCCAACGGCATCTCAGGAAATGCCATCCCCTTGTCGGCCCGCATTGTTGCCGTGGCAGATGTCTATGATGCCCCTTGTCAGCAAGCGGGTCTACAAGCAGGCGCTTTCCACGGATATTGCAAGAAGTATCATTGTGAAGGAAAAAGGGGAGCATTTTGA
- a CDS encoding transglycosylase SLT domain-containing protein, with translation MNKRSFRVKDIAISVVLIVLAMLQSSTAVAQNHVNVNLKPVAFDLYTVEKELTQMMADWGETAFEVDDVLARHVSYFIKYYAVAHVDKSNKIIRRSEKYLRYIKKRFKKHGIAEDVAFALPFVESGFNPGAQSNAGAVGMFQFLGGTAMHYGLKVSETGLDERTDYKKSADACARYLRDNRRVFASTVLSIASYHHGTKMVADVLLNCGDDPARKFGSIFQSSFLGPFSREYIPQCLAAALIYRYLRQNKLIMLPVPEFESQTLRAGTSVKALKKKMPELYKLNPDLLHAKSIYPYASSNGYVLLTKIETPALTAKLVRQYPEWAKSPKLPPDGNTKIKGLPQTIQYVVQTHNDLSGIAEIFGTSEKALKFTNRFIVKQGLHPGDVIEIKGMAPTTRVLDAESIVGGNPGAFATREDETLEGFCNRVVKTVRADCTSCPWQMGANLTPALIYYWNHDVLGSIQSDTPLEGGLNLKIYTDYRWHKTPVDGQAP, from the coding sequence ATGAATAAAAGATCATTCCGGGTCAAGGACATTGCTATATCTGTGGTGCTGATTGTTTTGGCCATGCTTCAAAGCAGTACGGCCGTGGCACAAAATCATGTGAATGTGAATTTAAAACCAGTGGCATTCGATCTTTACACGGTTGAAAAAGAGTTGACCCAAATGATGGCCGACTGGGGGGAAACCGCATTTGAGGTGGACGATGTGCTGGCTCGGCACGTCAGCTATTTTATCAAATATTACGCGGTGGCGCATGTGGACAAATCAAACAAGATCATTCGGAGAAGTGAAAAATACCTGCGCTATATAAAAAAGAGATTTAAAAAACATGGGATCGCCGAGGATGTTGCCTTTGCCCTGCCGTTTGTGGAAAGCGGGTTTAACCCCGGCGCACAGTCAAATGCCGGGGCTGTGGGGATGTTTCAGTTTCTTGGCGGGACCGCCATGCATTACGGGTTGAAAGTCAGTGAAACCGGGCTTGATGAGCGAACGGATTATAAAAAATCAGCGGATGCGTGTGCCAGGTACCTAAGAGACAACCGCAGGGTATTTGCCAGTACGGTATTAAGTATTGCCAGTTACCACCACGGCACCAAAATGGTTGCGGATGTCTTACTTAACTGCGGTGATGATCCGGCAAGAAAATTCGGATCGATCTTCCAAAGCAGCTTTTTGGGGCCCTTTTCCAGGGAGTATATTCCCCAGTGTCTGGCGGCGGCATTGATCTACCGCTATCTTAGGCAAAACAAATTGATCATGCTTCCGGTCCCGGAGTTTGAGTCCCAAACGCTTCGGGCCGGAACCTCAGTTAAAGCTTTAAAAAAGAAGATGCCGGAGCTGTATAAGTTGAATCCGGACCTTTTGCATGCAAAATCAATCTATCCCTATGCAAGCAGCAACGGCTATGTGCTGCTGACGAAAATAGAGACACCCGCGTTGACGGCTAAACTGGTACGACAGTACCCTGAATGGGCCAAATCTCCGAAACTGCCGCCGGACGGCAATACAAAAATAAAAGGGCTCCCCCAGACGATTCAATATGTTGTGCAGACCCATAACGATCTGTCCGGTATTGCCGAAATTTTCGGCACCAGTGAAAAAGCGCTTAAATTCACAAACCGATTTATCGTTAAGCAGGGGTTGCACCCCGGTGATGTCATTGAGATTAAAGGGATGGCCCCCACCACCCGGGTGCTGGACGCAGAGAGCATCGTCGGCGGCAACCCCGGGGCATTTGCCACCCGGGAAGACGAAACCCTGGAAGGCTTCTGCAACCGGGTCGTCAAAACCGTTCGTGCCGATTGTACTTCTTGTCCCTGGCAGATGGGGGCGAATTTAACACCTGCATTGATTTACTATTGGAATCATGATGTGCTGGGGAGTATCCAGTCGGACACGCCCCTGGAAGGGGGCTTGAATCTTAAGATTTATACGGATTATAGATGGCACAAAACACCTGTAGATGGCCAAGCACCCTAG
- a CDS encoding (Fe-S)-binding protein, which translates to MSELNKLAKSLKEIENQLTDCMKCGMCQAVCPVFKQTGDEGDVARGKIFLLERLADQMLTDSKGAKARLEKCLMCGTCAANCPSGVKILEIFMKARVALTEYIGLSPVKKLIFRGMLKHPERMDALVETASKFQNLGTGKADANQGTRCAKLLSGVIGNRHFLPLAKTPFHKTTPSLNTPAGRSGIKVAFFPGCVTDKMNPGIGKAVLKVLNHHGVGVFMPKGQACCGIPALASGEQKTFDTLLAHNAALFAERSFDYLITPCATCTATIKEIWPMMAQDDSVEKFRAKQWAPKTMDISQFIVDVLQVAPEQDSGGSAKATVTYHDPCHLAKSLKVRNQPRDLIRANAGCTFVEMAGADVCCGNGGSFNLQNYDLSKQIGMDKRQNILASGAATVATSCPACMMQIRDVLSQNHDPVKVRHVVEIYADTIED; encoded by the coding sequence ATGTCAGAACTAAACAAACTTGCAAAAAGTCTCAAAGAGATTGAAAACCAGCTCACGGACTGCATGAAGTGCGGCATGTGCCAGGCGGTTTGCCCGGTGTTTAAGCAGACCGGGGATGAGGGCGATGTGGCCCGGGGCAAGATTTTTCTTCTGGAGCGTCTGGCCGACCAGATGCTGACCGATTCCAAAGGGGCCAAAGCCCGGCTTGAAAAATGCCTGATGTGCGGCACCTGTGCCGCCAACTGTCCCTCGGGGGTGAAGATCCTGGAGATCTTTATGAAAGCCCGGGTCGCCTTGACCGAGTATATCGGACTTTCACCGGTTAAAAAGCTAATCTTCAGGGGGATGCTCAAACATCCGGAGCGCATGGATGCCTTGGTTGAGACCGCATCCAAATTCCAGAATCTTGGTACCGGCAAGGCAGACGCCAACCAGGGCACCCGGTGTGCCAAGCTGCTGTCCGGGGTGATCGGCAACCGGCATTTTCTGCCCCTGGCCAAAACCCCCTTCCATAAAACCACCCCGTCCCTGAACACCCCGGCCGGTCGTTCGGGAATAAAAGTGGCCTTTTTCCCCGGCTGTGTTACGGACAAGATGAACCCTGGGATCGGCAAGGCCGTTCTCAAGGTGTTAAACCATCACGGTGTGGGAGTTTTTATGCCCAAGGGCCAGGCCTGCTGCGGCATCCCTGCCCTGGCATCCGGTGAGCAAAAGACATTTGACACCCTACTGGCCCACAATGCCGCCCTGTTTGCAGAAAGGTCATTTGATTACCTGATCACGCCCTGTGCCACCTGTACGGCCACCATTAAAGAGATCTGGCCCATGATGGCCCAGGACGACTCCGTTGAAAAATTCAGGGCCAAACAATGGGCACCCAAAACCATGGACATCAGCCAGTTTATAGTGGATGTGCTGCAGGTCGCGCCGGAGCAGGATTCAGGCGGATCTGCAAAGGCCACGGTCACATACCATGACCCATGCCATCTGGCCAAATCGTTAAAGGTAAGAAACCAGCCCCGGGATCTGATCCGGGCCAATGCCGGCTGCACCTTTGTGGAGATGGCAGGGGCCGATGTCTGCTGCGGCAACGGCGGCAGTTTTAACCTGCAGAATTATGATCTGTCCAAACAGATCGGTATGGACAAGCGGCAAAATATTCTGGCCAGCGGTGCAGCCACCGTGGCCACCTCCTGTCCGGCCTGCATGATGCAGATCCGGGATGTGCTCTCCCAGAACCATGATCCGGTCAAGGTCAGACATGTCGTTGAAATCTATGCAGACACCATCGAAGATTAA
- a CDS encoding FAD-linked oxidase C-terminal domain-containing protein — translation MSLSSSFIKELQQICGENGVMTSEVDRQNYSYDAAVLEPTTPAAVVRPDNKEAIGKVIALCNDNGTPVTVRGAGTNLSGGTIPDKNGIVLLTNRMNKIIELNETDMYVRVEPGVVTADLASKVAAKGLFYPPDPGSQAVSTIGGNVAENAGGLRGFKYGVTKDYVMSVEFFDALGRKVTSGSKTVKCVTGYNLAGLMTASEGTLGVFSEITLKLIPPPAASKAMMAIYDSIEGATQTVAAIIADRIVPSTLELMDNFTINAVEDFSNVGLPRDAKAMLLIEVDGHPAQVAEDGERVEQICKKLGARAIQVARNDAERDKVWEARRAALSALARLKPTLVLEDATVPRSKIPAMVSAVEKLAQKYDIPIGTFGHAGDGNLHPTLLTDRRDAEQWERVENCVADLFDAALSLGGTLSGEHGIGIAKAGFMKNEVGQSSIDFSRTMKAAIDPNNILNPGKIIGR, via the coding sequence ATGAGCTTATCTTCATCTTTCATCAAAGAACTACAACAGATCTGCGGGGAAAACGGGGTAATGACCTCGGAAGTTGACCGCCAGAATTATTCATATGATGCCGCCGTGCTTGAACCCACGACGCCTGCCGCCGTGGTCCGTCCGGACAACAAAGAGGCCATTGGTAAAGTTATTGCGCTATGCAACGATAACGGAACGCCGGTGACGGTCCGGGGGGCGGGCACCAATCTTTCCGGGGGTACCATCCCGGACAAAAACGGCATTGTGCTGCTCACCAACCGGATGAACAAAATCATTGAACTCAACGAAACCGACATGTACGTCCGGGTGGAGCCCGGTGTGGTAACCGCCGACCTGGCGTCCAAAGTAGCGGCCAAGGGCTTGTTTTACCCGCCTGATCCCGGCAGCCAGGCCGTTTCGACCATTGGCGGTAATGTGGCGGAAAACGCCGGCGGGCTGAGAGGCTTTAAATACGGGGTGACCAAAGACTATGTCATGTCCGTGGAGTTTTTCGATGCCCTGGGACGTAAAGTCACCTCGGGCTCCAAAACCGTAAAATGCGTCACCGGTTACAACCTGGCAGGCCTGATGACGGCATCCGAAGGCACCCTGGGCGTATTCAGTGAAATCACCCTGAAGCTGATTCCGCCGCCGGCCGCCTCCAAAGCCATGATGGCGATCTACGACAGTATTGAAGGGGCCACCCAGACCGTGGCCGCCATTATTGCGGACCGGATCGTTCCCAGCACCCTGGAGCTTATGGATAACTTCACCATCAATGCCGTGGAAGATTTTTCCAACGTCGGCCTGCCCCGGGACGCCAAAGCCATGCTGCTTATTGAAGTGGACGGACATCCCGCCCAGGTGGCCGAAGACGGCGAACGCGTGGAGCAGATCTGCAAGAAACTGGGTGCCAGAGCCATCCAGGTGGCCCGGAATGATGCGGAACGGGATAAGGTGTGGGAAGCCAGACGTGCGGCCCTGTCCGCCCTGGCCCGACTGAAACCCACCCTGGTCCTGGAAGACGCCACCGTACCCAGGAGCAAGATTCCGGCCATGGTCAGTGCCGTGGAAAAACTGGCCCAAAAGTATGATATTCCCATCGGCACCTTCGGCCATGCCGGCGACGGCAACCTGCATCCGACCCTGTTGACCGACCGGCGGGATGCAGAACAATGGGAACGGGTTGAAAATTGTGTGGCAGACCTGTTTGATGCGGCCCTATCCTTAGGCGGCACCTTGTCCGGGGAGCACGGCATCGGCATTGCCAAGGCCGGATTCATGAAAAACGAGGTGGGTCAGTCTTCCATTGACTTCTCCCGGACCATGAAAGCCGCCATAGACCCGAACAATATCCTCAACCCGGGAAAAATCATAGGACGATAA